One Ananas comosus cultivar F153 linkage group 1, ASM154086v1, whole genome shotgun sequence DNA window includes the following coding sequences:
- the LOC109708942 gene encoding uncharacterized protein LOC109708942 isoform X4 produces the protein MGRRRRRMMMILCPSVVGVLLLVLVAIRGPGVQLSKPLELHLLARRTLLPLTNAPPTNNTTEILDPSNMVAPSISPPPRNLDFDVSPPPYVSSSVPHTKDEASSPVYFKEPPKEYAPAPATTSEGNPVKENNLSPKPVFHGEAPYTNSSVPAPSKEVSLPLPLQPPTIPPSGFPHTSDVFPPAVQAVISSAQPSAPPYESPSSSLPSSHDLSPSYAVPPSARTGNGEAPKISPPVSVPRNKVLPPPQPPIPAFFGHAPSPTPDSPHTTNNQSPASNASRFHGNRYGSPIASPPKEPSTSLPPPSYSHLQGPAASSASTPNFNNSAAHSIPVAAPPKESSGHSSRVNSSRITGPASSPVSTPRVNNSTTHSIPVAAPPNESTSHSPPVNSTPIKGPASSPVSTPHVNNSKTHSIPVAAPPNESTGHSPPVNSSRIKGPAYSPSSTPNFNNSATHSIPVAAPPKESSGHSSPVNSSRIKGPASSPSLSPIVDNSTSHSIPAASTPKGLSTHPHVNSSHIEGPASSPASTPNVNSSTAHSIPVAAPPKESSSHSSPVDSSHIKGPAYPPALTPNANSSSTHNIPVAAPPKESSSHSSPVNSSHIKGPAPSPVSTPQVNNSARHTNPVASPPKEPSTHSSHLNYSRTKVSSPLISPSPHEAKIPPQTIHAPLNSPNRSPSGRTLNSPAPVPVSTTHNHKGRGTPEPAHAPFQPNISESPAASPKNNRRHHPSPPHAQGPSISQAPFHSADSRQAPSSSPSINIPSTINRRPVPSPMPPPSASTREKHEAPSPEPINTLPPPPPNLDCTPLSCSDPWTNSPPGSPCACVLPIKVGLRLNVALYTFFTLVSELAQELANGVLMKQSQVRIMGANAANEQPEKTVVFIDLIPLGNKFDNTTIFLVNEKFWHKEVFINASYFGDYDVLYVIYPGLSLSPPAAPGDMSSEDGVLINGNNPKSIRPLAANVRKHREKQSGSLIVIIILSAVFALVLCVGAAWMVFLKCIVRSHPLGPTTSFAKSQGTGARALGSQPSSASASFSSSIATCAGTAKTFSLAEMERATNKFDESKIIGEGGFGRVYKGTLDDGRCVAIKVLKREDQQGSREFLAEVEMLSRLHHRNLVKLLGICTEEHMHCLIYELIPNGSVESHLHGPDRETAPLDWDARLKIALGAARALAYLHEDSNPRVIHRDFKSSNILLEHDFTPKVSDFGLARAARDEAHEHISTRVMGTFGYVAPEYAMTGHLLVKSDVYSYGVVLLELLTGRKPVDMLRPPGQENLVTWARPLLTSKESLETIIDPSLDINKYDSLAKVAAIVSMCVQPEVDQRPFMGEVVQALKLVCNEGNEHKVSESFSREDSHTPDTELRLSGCLDMEAERKLSSSNVLSTSARFTRDATGSFRRISSSGPLRTSRGAWFWDRGRNLSGRSSSEHGIEQRFQTGSEGGESIL, from the exons atggggcggcggcggcggcggatgatGATGATTCTTTGCCCATCTGTTGTAGGcgttctccttcttgttctcgTCGCGATCCGAGGCCCCGGAG TACAACTCTCAAAACCATTAGAACTGCACTTGCTTGCTCGAAGGACACTGCTACCCTTGACAAATGCGCCTCCAACAAATAACACAACTGAGATACTTGATCCCTCAAATATGGTTGCTCCATCAATTTCTCCACCGCCGAGAAACTTAG attttgatgtaTCCCCACCCCCATACGTGTCCTCTTCAGTTCCTCATACGAAAGACGAAGCATCCAGTCCTGTGTATTTTAAAGAACCACCAAAAGAATATGCACCTGCTCCAGCCACGACGTCTGAGGGTAATCCCGTTAAAG AAAATAATCTTTCTCCTAAGCCAGTTTTTCATGGAGAAGCACCATATACTAATTCTTCAGTCCCAGCTCCAAGTAAAGAAG TTTCACTGCCTCTTCCGCTTCAACCTCCAACTATTCCTCCCTCTGGATTTCCACATACTTCTGACGTATTTCCCCCCGCTGTTCAAGCAGTGATATCATCAGCGCAGCCAAGTGCTCCACCGTATGAAAGCCCGTCGTCAAGTCTTCCCAGTT CCCACGATCTTTCTCCTTCCTATGCGGTTCCACCATCTGCGCGTACTGGAAATGGAGAAGCACCAAAGATTAGTCCTCCAGTCTCAGTACCAAGAAACAAAG TTTTGCCACCTCCTCAACCTCCTATACCGGCTTTTTTTGGACATGCGCCATCTCCGACACCAGATTCGCCGCATACTACAAATAACCAGT CACCTGCATCAAACGCTTCTCGCTTCCATGGGAATAGGTATGGCTCACCAATTGCTTCGCCTCCAAAGGAACCTTCTACTAGTTTGCCACCTCCAAGTTATTCACATTTACAAG GGCCTGCTGCTTCTTCGGCATCAACTCCCAATTTCAACAATAGTGCGGCACACAGCATTCCAGTAGCAGCACCTCCAAAAGAATCATCCGGTCATTCGTCACGTGTAAATTCGTCCCGGATAACAG GGCCTGCTTCTTCTCCAGTATCAACTCCCCGTGTCAACAATAGTACAACACACAGCATTCCAGTTGCAGCACCTCCAAACGAATCGACCAGTCATTCGCCACCTGTAAATTCAACCCCTATAAAAG GGCCTGCTTCTTCTCCGGTATCAACTCCGCATGTCAACAATAGTAAAACACACAGCATTCCAGTTGCAGCACCTCCCAACGAATCGACCGGTCATTCGCCACCTGTAAATTCATCCCGTATAAAAG GGCCTGCTTATTCTCCATCATCAACTCCCAACTTCAACAATAGTGCGACACACAGCATTCCAGTTGCAGCACCTCCAAAAGAATCATCCGGTCATTCATCACCTGTAAATTCTTCCCGTATAAAAG GGCCTGCTTCTTCTCCATCATTATCTCCCATTGTCGACAATAGTACGTCACACAGTATTCCTGCTGCATCAACTCCAAAGGGATTATCCACCCATCCACATGTAAATTCTTCACATATAGAAG GGCCTGCTTCTTCTCCAGCATCAACTCCCAATGTCAACAGCAGTACGGCGCACAGCATTCCAGTTGCAGCACCTCCGAAAGAATCATCCAGCCATTCATCACCTGTAGATTCATCCCACATAAAAG GACCTGCTTATCCTCCAGCATTGACTCCCAATGCCAACAGTAGTTCGACACACAACATTCCAGTTGCAGCACCTCCGAAAGAATCATCCAGCCATTCATCACCTGTAAATTCATCCCACATAAAAG GGCCTGCTCCTTCTCCAGTATCGACTCCCCAAGTCAACAATAGTGCGAGACACACCAATCCAGTTGCGTCACCTCCAAAGGAACCATCTACCCATTCATCACATCTAAATTATTCCCGTAcaaaag TTTCTTCCCCTCTGATAAGCCCTTCTCCACACGAAGCAAAGATACCACCACAAACTATACATGCACCTTTGAATTCACCTAATCGATCTCCTTCGGGAAGAACACTTAATAGTCCTGCACCTGTACCTGTTTCTACAACTCATAACCACAAAGGAAGAGGAACACCAGAGCCCGCACATGCTCCATTCCAGCCGAATATATCGGAATCTCCAG CAGCGTCCCCCAAGAATAATCGAAGGCATCATCCTTCGCCACCCCATGCTCAAG GCCCTTCAATTTCTCAGGCTCCTTTTCATTCAGCAGATAGTCGACAagctccttcctcttctccatCAATAAACATACCATCTACCATAAACAGAC GGCCTGTTCCATCTCCCATGCCCCCTCCCAGTGCTTCCACCCGAGAAAAGCATGAAGCGCCATCACCAGAACCTATTAATACATTACCGCCTCCGCCACCTAATTTAG ATTGTACACCGCTATCATGCTCAGATCCTTGGACAAATAGCCCACCAGGATCGCCATGTGCTTGTGTGTTGCCAATAAAAGTTGGGCTACGCTTAAACGTTGCCTTATACACGTTCTTTACTTTGGTTTCTGAGCTTGCCCAAGAACTTGCTAATGGAGTGTTAATGAAACAAAGTCAGGTCCGAATCATGGGAGCAAATGCCGCAAATGAGCAGCCTGAGAAGACTGTCGTTTTCATTGATCTCATCCCACTCGGCAACAAATTCGATAACACGACGATCTTTTTGGTTAATGAGAAGTTTTGGCACAAGGAGGTTTTCATAAATGCTTCCTACTTTGGGGATTATGATGTTTTATATGTTATCTACCCAG GCCTTTCTTTGTCTCCACCTGCAGCACCTGGAGATATGAGTAGTGAAGATGGGGTATTAATTAACGGAAACAATCCGAAGTCTATACGACCTCTTGCCGCCAATGTGAGAAAGCATCGAGAAAAACAAAGTGGCAGCCtgatagttattattattttgtcggCTGTTTTTGCTCTAGTTTTGTGTGTTGGAGCTGCGTGGATGGTATTCTTGAAGTGCATAGTTCGTTCTCATCCGCTAGGACCAACTACTTCTTTTGCTAAGTCGCAAG GGACGGGAGCTCGGGCATTAGGAAGCCAACCTAGCTCAGCATCAGCATCCTTCTCCTCGAGCATCGCAACATGTGCGGGCACGGCAAAAACATTTAGCCTTGCGGAGATGGAAAGAGCTACAAACAAATTCGACGAGTCCAAAATAATCGGCGAAGGTGGTTTTGGACGTGTGTACAAAGGGACTCTCGATGACGGGAGGTGTGTGGCTATAAAGGTTCTTAAGAGGGAAGATCAGCAGGGCAGCAGAGAGTTCTTGGCTGAGGTTGAGATGCTGAGCCGTCTGCACCACAGGAATTTGGTTAAGTTGTTGGGTATATGCACTGAGGAGCATATGCACTGTCTGATCTATGAACTCATTCCCAACGGTAGCGTGGAATCTCATCTGCATG GACCGGATAGAGAAACCGCTCCACTTGATTGGGATGCACGGCTTAAGATTGCCCTCGGTGCAGCTCGTGCTCTTGCCTACCTCCACGAGGACTCAAACCCTCGTGTCATACATCGCGATTTCAAGTCCAGCAACATCTTGTTGGAGCATGATTTCACCCCTAAGGTCTCCGACTTTGGCCTAGCCAGAGCTGCCCGGGACGAGGCACACGAGCACATTTCGACTCGCGTTATGGGAACCTTCGG ATATGTTGCCCCTGAATATGCTATGACAGGGCATCTTCTTGTCAAGAGCGATGTTTACAGCTACGGAGTTGTCCTTCTTGAGCTCCTCACGGGAAGGAAACCAGTAGATATGTTGCGACCCCCGGGGCAAGAAAATCTCGTAACATGGGCGCGCCCACTTCTTACAAGTAAAGAGAGTTTAGAGACGATAATCGATCCATCTCTCGACATTAATAAATACGACAGCTTGGCAAAAGTAGCGGCTATTGTCTCAATGTGCGTTCAGCCTGAAGTCGATCAACGACCGTTCATGGGTGAGGTGGTTCAAGCCCTGAAGCTGGTATGCAACGAGGGCAACGAGCACAAAGTGTCGGAAAGTTTTAGCCGAGAAGATTCACATACTCCAGACACGGAATTGAGACTCAGCGGATGTTTGGACATGGAAGCAGAAAGGAAATTATCCTCTTCTAACGTGTTGAGTACCTCAGCGCGTTTTACGAGGGATGCGACTGGTTCCTTCAGGAGGATTTCGAGTTCAGGCCCTTTGAGAACAAGTAGAGGAGCATGGTTTTGGGATAGAGGGAGGAACTTATCGGGGAGAAGCTCAAGCGAGCATGGGATTGAACAAAGATTTCAAACGGGTTCGGAGGGTGGCGAAAGCATTTTGTAG
- the LOC109708942 gene encoding mucin-5AC-like isoform X3 produces MGRRRRRMMMILCPSVVGVLLLVLVAIRGPGVQLSKPLELHLLARRTLLPLTNAPPTNNTTEILDPSNMVAPSISPPPRNLDFDVSPPPYVSSSVPHTKDEASSPVYFKEPPKEYAPAPATTSEENNLSPKPVFHGEAPYTNSSVPAPSKEVSLPLPLQPPTIPPSGFPHTSDVFPPAVQAVISSAQPSAPPYESPSSSLPSSHDLSPSYAVPPSARTGNGEAPKISPPVSVPRNKVLPPPQPPIPAFFGHAPSPTPDSPHTTNNQSGPAVPPTPITPPISRNGSDVSVAPPPNESSSQISPINSSTPNAPASNASRFHGNRYGSPIASPPKEPSTSLPPPSYSHLQGPAASSASTPNFNNSAAHSIPVAAPPKESSGHSSRVNSSRITGPASSPVSTPRVNNSTTHSIPVAAPPNESTSHSPPVNSTPIKGPASSPVSTPHVNNSKTHSIPVAAPPNESTGHSPPVNSSRIKGPAYSPSSTPNFNNSATHSIPVAAPPKESSGHSSPVNSSRIKGPASSPSLSPIVDNSTSHSIPAASTPKGLSTHPHVNSSHIEGPASSPASTPNVNSSTAHSIPVAAPPKESSSHSSPVDSSHIKGPAYPPALTPNANSSSTHNIPVAAPPKESSSHSSPVNSSHIKGPAPSPVSTPQVNNSARHTNPVASPPKEPSTHSSHLNYSRTKVSSPLISPSPHEAKIPPQTIHAPLNSPNRSPSGRTLNSPAPVPVSTTHNHKGRGTPEPAHAPFQPNISESPAASPKNNRRHHPSPPHAQGPSISQAPFHSADSRQAPSSSPSINIPSTINRRPVPSPMPPPSASTREKHEAPSPEPINTLPPPPPNLDCTPLSCSDPWTNSPPGSPCACVLPIKVGLRLNVALYTFFTLVSELAQELANGVLMKQSQVRIMGANAANEQPEKTVVFIDLIPLGNKFDNTTIFLVNEKFWHKEVFINASYFGDYDVLYVIYPGLSLSPPAAPGDMSSEDGVLINGNNPKSIRPLAANVRKHREKQSGSLIVIIILSAVFALVLCVGAAWMVFLKCIVRSHPLGPTTSFAKSQGTGARALGSQPSSASASFSSSIATCAGTAKTFSLAEMERATNKFDESKIIGEGGFGRVYKGTLDDGRCVAIKVLKREDQQGSREFLAEVEMLSRLHHRNLVKLLGICTEEHMHCLIYELIPNGSVESHLHGPDRETAPLDWDARLKIALGAARALAYLHEDSNPRVIHRDFKSSNILLEHDFTPKVSDFGLARAARDEAHEHISTRVMGTFGYVAPEYAMTGHLLVKSDVYSYGVVLLELLTGRKPVDMLRPPGQENLVTWARPLLTSKESLETIIDPSLDINKYDSLAKVAAIVSMCVQPEVDQRPFMGEVVQALKLVCNEGNEHKVSESFSREDSHTPDTELRLSGCLDMEAERKLSSSNVLSTSARFTRDATGSFRRISSSGPLRTSRGAWFWDRGRNLSGRSSSEHGIEQRFQTGSEGGESIL; encoded by the exons atggggcggcggcggcggcggatgatGATGATTCTTTGCCCATCTGTTGTAGGcgttctccttcttgttctcgTCGCGATCCGAGGCCCCGGAG TACAACTCTCAAAACCATTAGAACTGCACTTGCTTGCTCGAAGGACACTGCTACCCTTGACAAATGCGCCTCCAACAAATAACACAACTGAGATACTTGATCCCTCAAATATGGTTGCTCCATCAATTTCTCCACCGCCGAGAAACTTAG attttgatgtaTCCCCACCCCCATACGTGTCCTCTTCAGTTCCTCATACGAAAGACGAAGCATCCAGTCCTGTGTATTTTAAAGAACCACCAAAAGAATATGCACCTGCTCCAGCCACGACGTCTGAGG AAAATAATCTTTCTCCTAAGCCAGTTTTTCATGGAGAAGCACCATATACTAATTCTTCAGTCCCAGCTCCAAGTAAAGAAG TTTCACTGCCTCTTCCGCTTCAACCTCCAACTATTCCTCCCTCTGGATTTCCACATACTTCTGACGTATTTCCCCCCGCTGTTCAAGCAGTGATATCATCAGCGCAGCCAAGTGCTCCACCGTATGAAAGCCCGTCGTCAAGTCTTCCCAGTT CCCACGATCTTTCTCCTTCCTATGCGGTTCCACCATCTGCGCGTACTGGAAATGGAGAAGCACCAAAGATTAGTCCTCCAGTCTCAGTACCAAGAAACAAAG TTTTGCCACCTCCTCAACCTCCTATACCGGCTTTTTTTGGACATGCGCCATCTCCGACACCAGATTCGCCGCATACTACAAATAACCAGT CTGGGCCGGCAGTTCCTCCGACACCTATCACTCCTCCAATAAGTCGAAATGGTAGTGATGTTTCAGTCGCACCACCCCCGAATGAATCATCTAGCCAAATATCCCCAATTAATAGTTCCACGCCGAATG CACCTGCATCAAACGCTTCTCGCTTCCATGGGAATAGGTATGGCTCACCAATTGCTTCGCCTCCAAAGGAACCTTCTACTAGTTTGCCACCTCCAAGTTATTCACATTTACAAG GGCCTGCTGCTTCTTCGGCATCAACTCCCAATTTCAACAATAGTGCGGCACACAGCATTCCAGTAGCAGCACCTCCAAAAGAATCATCCGGTCATTCGTCACGTGTAAATTCGTCCCGGATAACAG GGCCTGCTTCTTCTCCAGTATCAACTCCCCGTGTCAACAATAGTACAACACACAGCATTCCAGTTGCAGCACCTCCAAACGAATCGACCAGTCATTCGCCACCTGTAAATTCAACCCCTATAAAAG GGCCTGCTTCTTCTCCGGTATCAACTCCGCATGTCAACAATAGTAAAACACACAGCATTCCAGTTGCAGCACCTCCCAACGAATCGACCGGTCATTCGCCACCTGTAAATTCATCCCGTATAAAAG GGCCTGCTTATTCTCCATCATCAACTCCCAACTTCAACAATAGTGCGACACACAGCATTCCAGTTGCAGCACCTCCAAAAGAATCATCCGGTCATTCATCACCTGTAAATTCTTCCCGTATAAAAG GGCCTGCTTCTTCTCCATCATTATCTCCCATTGTCGACAATAGTACGTCACACAGTATTCCTGCTGCATCAACTCCAAAGGGATTATCCACCCATCCACATGTAAATTCTTCACATATAGAAG GGCCTGCTTCTTCTCCAGCATCAACTCCCAATGTCAACAGCAGTACGGCGCACAGCATTCCAGTTGCAGCACCTCCGAAAGAATCATCCAGCCATTCATCACCTGTAGATTCATCCCACATAAAAG GACCTGCTTATCCTCCAGCATTGACTCCCAATGCCAACAGTAGTTCGACACACAACATTCCAGTTGCAGCACCTCCGAAAGAATCATCCAGCCATTCATCACCTGTAAATTCATCCCACATAAAAG GGCCTGCTCCTTCTCCAGTATCGACTCCCCAAGTCAACAATAGTGCGAGACACACCAATCCAGTTGCGTCACCTCCAAAGGAACCATCTACCCATTCATCACATCTAAATTATTCCCGTAcaaaag TTTCTTCCCCTCTGATAAGCCCTTCTCCACACGAAGCAAAGATACCACCACAAACTATACATGCACCTTTGAATTCACCTAATCGATCTCCTTCGGGAAGAACACTTAATAGTCCTGCACCTGTACCTGTTTCTACAACTCATAACCACAAAGGAAGAGGAACACCAGAGCCCGCACATGCTCCATTCCAGCCGAATATATCGGAATCTCCAG CAGCGTCCCCCAAGAATAATCGAAGGCATCATCCTTCGCCACCCCATGCTCAAG GCCCTTCAATTTCTCAGGCTCCTTTTCATTCAGCAGATAGTCGACAagctccttcctcttctccatCAATAAACATACCATCTACCATAAACAGAC GGCCTGTTCCATCTCCCATGCCCCCTCCCAGTGCTTCCACCCGAGAAAAGCATGAAGCGCCATCACCAGAACCTATTAATACATTACCGCCTCCGCCACCTAATTTAG ATTGTACACCGCTATCATGCTCAGATCCTTGGACAAATAGCCCACCAGGATCGCCATGTGCTTGTGTGTTGCCAATAAAAGTTGGGCTACGCTTAAACGTTGCCTTATACACGTTCTTTACTTTGGTTTCTGAGCTTGCCCAAGAACTTGCTAATGGAGTGTTAATGAAACAAAGTCAGGTCCGAATCATGGGAGCAAATGCCGCAAATGAGCAGCCTGAGAAGACTGTCGTTTTCATTGATCTCATCCCACTCGGCAACAAATTCGATAACACGACGATCTTTTTGGTTAATGAGAAGTTTTGGCACAAGGAGGTTTTCATAAATGCTTCCTACTTTGGGGATTATGATGTTTTATATGTTATCTACCCAG GCCTTTCTTTGTCTCCACCTGCAGCACCTGGAGATATGAGTAGTGAAGATGGGGTATTAATTAACGGAAACAATCCGAAGTCTATACGACCTCTTGCCGCCAATGTGAGAAAGCATCGAGAAAAACAAAGTGGCAGCCtgatagttattattattttgtcggCTGTTTTTGCTCTAGTTTTGTGTGTTGGAGCTGCGTGGATGGTATTCTTGAAGTGCATAGTTCGTTCTCATCCGCTAGGACCAACTACTTCTTTTGCTAAGTCGCAAG GGACGGGAGCTCGGGCATTAGGAAGCCAACCTAGCTCAGCATCAGCATCCTTCTCCTCGAGCATCGCAACATGTGCGGGCACGGCAAAAACATTTAGCCTTGCGGAGATGGAAAGAGCTACAAACAAATTCGACGAGTCCAAAATAATCGGCGAAGGTGGTTTTGGACGTGTGTACAAAGGGACTCTCGATGACGGGAGGTGTGTGGCTATAAAGGTTCTTAAGAGGGAAGATCAGCAGGGCAGCAGAGAGTTCTTGGCTGAGGTTGAGATGCTGAGCCGTCTGCACCACAGGAATTTGGTTAAGTTGTTGGGTATATGCACTGAGGAGCATATGCACTGTCTGATCTATGAACTCATTCCCAACGGTAGCGTGGAATCTCATCTGCATG GACCGGATAGAGAAACCGCTCCACTTGATTGGGATGCACGGCTTAAGATTGCCCTCGGTGCAGCTCGTGCTCTTGCCTACCTCCACGAGGACTCAAACCCTCGTGTCATACATCGCGATTTCAAGTCCAGCAACATCTTGTTGGAGCATGATTTCACCCCTAAGGTCTCCGACTTTGGCCTAGCCAGAGCTGCCCGGGACGAGGCACACGAGCACATTTCGACTCGCGTTATGGGAACCTTCGG ATATGTTGCCCCTGAATATGCTATGACAGGGCATCTTCTTGTCAAGAGCGATGTTTACAGCTACGGAGTTGTCCTTCTTGAGCTCCTCACGGGAAGGAAACCAGTAGATATGTTGCGACCCCCGGGGCAAGAAAATCTCGTAACATGGGCGCGCCCACTTCTTACAAGTAAAGAGAGTTTAGAGACGATAATCGATCCATCTCTCGACATTAATAAATACGACAGCTTGGCAAAAGTAGCGGCTATTGTCTCAATGTGCGTTCAGCCTGAAGTCGATCAACGACCGTTCATGGGTGAGGTGGTTCAAGCCCTGAAGCTGGTATGCAACGAGGGCAACGAGCACAAAGTGTCGGAAAGTTTTAGCCGAGAAGATTCACATACTCCAGACACGGAATTGAGACTCAGCGGATGTTTGGACATGGAAGCAGAAAGGAAATTATCCTCTTCTAACGTGTTGAGTACCTCAGCGCGTTTTACGAGGGATGCGACTGGTTCCTTCAGGAGGATTTCGAGTTCAGGCCCTTTGAGAACAAGTAGAGGAGCATGGTTTTGGGATAGAGGGAGGAACTTATCGGGGAGAAGCTCAAGCGAGCATGGGATTGAACAAAGATTTCAAACGGGTTCGGAGGGTGGCGAAAGCATTTTGTAG